The genomic interval AGTCGAACAGCGAATCCAGCGACTGTCACCAAGAGGGCACAGACGAGATGCAATCTAAGATTCCGTTCCGTCCTGATTGCTTCTCTCAGCCCATTTAGTGCGTGATTAAGTCCAATCACTGATTTTCTTGATCTATCGTTCAATGCCGAACTCACCTAAGATGTCATCTTGCTTTTGAAACATTTTCGTTTCATCTTCTTTATTCATGTGGTCATAACCTAGCAAATGGAGAAAACCATGAACCGTCAGAAAACCAAGTTCCCTTTCCAGTGAATGGCCATATGCTTCCGCTTGTTCTTTTGCCTTATCTACCGAAATAACAATATCACCTAAAACAAGTGGCAAATCGTCACCAATAATTTCAACCTCATCATCTGTGTTTTCCTGCATCGCAAAAGAAATAAC from Lentibacillus cibarius carries:
- the ybeY gene encoding rRNA maturation RNase YbeY, translating into MHIDFHDETTSIQADYIDLLQRLLIFAAEKEVVASEAELSVIFVSNKEIQEINRNYRQQDKPTDVISFAMQENTDDEVEIIGDDLPLVLGDIVISVDKAKEQAEAYGHSLERELGFLTVHGFLHLLGYDHMNKEDETKMFQKQDDILGEFGIER